GACTCATATTGGTATGTTAGTGTAACTCACCCATAGTGACGTAGGGCAGCTTGTCTGTTGATCCGTGTGGATAGATGCTGTATAAGTGTGGGCCAGTGGAGTCAACCCCTCCGAGAACTAACGCAGCGCCAATATAACCTTGATACCTATATATGTAAACACATAGTAGGCCATATACAAAAtgatcaaaagtttggaataataactcctttttaaaaaaaaaataagtatcttatgctcaccaaggctccacgtatttgatcagaaatatttttacaatttaaaataaatggtttggattcgaatatattttaaaatggaatttactcctgtgatgcaaagctgaattttcagcagcctttactccagtcttcagtgtcacaacagtactgtacatactgtatttttgattaaaaagcaGTCTTGTTGAGCATGGTAGTGTCTATTTAGGACGCTATGCAGATTCATTACCTGAAGAGCATCTGCTTGAGCATGCGGTTGGCGGTGGCGACTCGTGGGAGGCGGCCGGTGGACAGAGCATGGAGCTCCAGGTTAGAGGAGATGATCTGTGTGGTCATCTCAGTGTCCGCCGCGGTACCGGCTCCACAACAACTACAGAACAAGAGAAAGACATGGTTTCAGAGCAATATCACTGGGTGTTTGGGACTGTAAATGTTATGTGTTTGTACTTACTATATGTTGGGAGAGATGTAGTGAATTTTAGAACAGTTCTTATCGGCGACAACCATTCCTTCAGTCGCACGAGTGTCTGCACCTAAAACAACTCCATCCTGAAAGAGATCATTTTTGAGACAActgtcagctttttttttttttttacatatatgaGGGCATGAAGTCAAATCCTTTACGTTTAGATATtaaactaatgttttttttttcttaccttgTAAACGACTCCACAAATGGTGGTGCCGGTTTTACGAGCTGCAGGAGAGCTGAAACCGAGCTTATTGATGTCTGCCTCCAGAAGAGCATTTctataacaaaataaacattaaacattttttccCCTAAAAGTCATTCTATTTATTCAGCCCTTTATATTTCAACTCTGCTTTTTTATGAAGTGGATAAGATTCTACATTAgcaacaaaaaaagtaaacagCCATTTGGTTTGACcagtcatacactaccagtcgaaagtttttttgaacagtaagatttttcgttttttaaagaagtctcttctgttcaacaagcctgcatttacttgatccaaagcaaaaacagtaatttttaaaaacatttttactatttaaaataacttttctatttgaatatattttaaaatgtaatttattcctgtgattttaaagctgaattttcaacgtcattactccattcttcagtgtcacatgatccttcgaaaatcattctaatatgatttgctgctcaagaaacaattattattataatcaatatttaaaacagttgaatacatttttttcagaattctttgatgaaagttaaaaacttttgtaacattatacactataccattaaaaaaCTTGGATTTAGTATAATTGATCATTTTTTGGGATTacagaaattattacttttatttagcaatgatgctttaaattgatcaaaattatgataaagatatttataatgttacaaaatatttctattttagataaatacttttcttctgaactttctattcattaaaagaaacctgaaaaaaaaatgtcaacaataataattgttttttgagcagcaaatcagaatattagaatgatttctgaaggatcatgtgactggagtaataatgctaaaaaatcagcttgaaaatcacaggaattaattgcatttaaaaatattttcaaatagaaaacaattactttaaatagtaaaaatattacataattggactgtttttgctgtactttggatcaaataaatgcagacttggtgagcagaaaagacgattttctttttaattattatttaaaaagtcTATATAcatattattgctcttttgttggttaTGAAtgcttctattgtcctcatttgtaagtcgctttggatataagcatctgctaaatgactaataCTAAATGtattatgtttttgattcacagcGACAGCATTTCAACCACAGATTCATCCGCAAAGTTCTCCTGACAACTAGTGGACACTTTTAATACACCCTTTTATCATAGCTCTTTTGTGGTTAATACAAAAACAGTTACATTTATAAAGAAACAACCAAATTAAGGAGGTTTATGTAACAAAAAACAACGAATGAACGCTTCCCCTTCGCTGTTACAAAACAGTCACTTACGTATGTAACGTTTACGTTTTCTATTAGTTACTAAACAAAATACAAATCGCAGAATAATGTGATGAATTAAAAAcgtgtttttaatgtaaaaatgaataaacacatGTTCTTTGAGAGTTGATATGTTCATTTAGTCTGAAGTTACGACATACACTATAAGCGCGGGGTCGAAGCCCACTaataacaacaaaatatcaaCAATGATAAACAAAAACACGTTAACCTTataaaacatatttctaaattttatacATAacgtaaaatgtaatttaacgaATCTTTCATTACATAAAACCGCTATTCAAATTTGTTTGAGTAAATTCTCCTGAGTCATTCAGACAGGCCGTGACTCAACCGATCGCTAAAATGCCTTCAAAATCAACTcgaactttttattattttaccgaATCGGTAAAGTAAAAACTACCCCACTTCAGCAGATAAATTCCCCTTTAAATGACCCGATAAATCTCACCTCTTGCAGTTTTCGAAACTGAAACCGCCGGGATGATACTGGCACACTGAGACGGTCGCCATGATTCTGCGGTCCCGTTTCCGGGAAGCGCGAGACTAGCTTCCCTCTGTGTTACACGCTTGAGCCTCCGCGCCTCCCGTAATTTCTATAGAATAAGCAGCGCTGTAGGAACCTATAGAGCAGGAACATATACCATGTAACACGTGCTGCTGCCTCCTCATCA
The genomic region above belongs to Garra rufa chromosome 19, GarRuf1.0, whole genome shotgun sequence and contains:
- the psmb7 gene encoding proteasome subunit beta type-7 is translated as MATVSVCQYHPGGFSFENCKRNALLEADINKLGFSSPAARKTGTTICGVVYKDGVVLGADTRATEGMVVADKNCSKIHYISPNIYCCGAGTAADTEMTTQIISSNLELHALSTGRLPRVATANRMLKQMLFRYQGYIGAALVLGGVDSTGPHLYSIYPHGSTDKLPYVTMGSGSLAAMAVFEDRYTPNMEEDEAKRLVRDAIAAGIFNDLGSGSNIDLCVITKGKVDYLRPHDEANKKGVRTGSYKYKHGTTAVLTKTVIPLNLEVVEESVQTMDTS